The Pseudoxanthomonas sp. CF385 region TCACGCCAAGCGGCGCGCAGCACGCGCGACGAGGAACGCAGGAACATCACCAGCAGCGCAGCCGCGATCAGCAAATCGGGCCAGCCCGCCCCGAACAGCCACACCAGCGCGGCAGCCAGCAGCACGGCGCCGCCTTCGAAGATGTCGTTGCGCGAGCATTCCCAGGCCGAAGCCATGTTGACGTCGCCCGTGCGGTGTGGCGTGAGCAACCACAGGCACACGGCATTGGCCGCCAGGTTAAGCGCCGCGGCGATGCCCATGCCTTCGAACATCGGCACCGCGGGGTTGGCCAGCCGCCAGGCGATCTGCGCACCCACCGCCACGGCCGCGCCCAGGATCAGCAGGCCCTTGAAGAAGGCGACTTTCGCCTTGGCCCGCATCGACGCGCCCACCACCGCCAGGCTGATCGCATACGTCAGCGCGTCACCGAGGTTGTCGAGGCTGCCCGACAGCAGCGAGGACGAGTGCGAGTACCACGCCGCGAACGCCATCATCGCGAAGGTGGCGACATTGATGGCAAGGACGACGCTCAGCACACGGCGCTGCTTCGCCTGCAGCGCGGCGACATCGACCACTTTCCCGCATCCGCAGCATTCCGACATGACGATCCCGATCAGATGATGGCGTGAGTCGCTGCCGGATGCTGCCCGTGCCGGGTGTCAGCTGACCAGCTGCAGCCGCAGTTCCTTGGGCAGCGCGAAGACCATGTTCTCCGGTTCGCCGTCCAGTTCACTGACGCCACCGGCACCGAGGTCGCGCAGGCGCTGGATGACGCCGTCGATCAGCACGTCCGGCGCGGAGGCGCCGGCGGTCACGCCGATGCGCTGCTTGCCTTCGACCCAGCGCGGGTCGATCTCGTGCGCGCCGTCGATCAGGTACGACTCCACGCCATCGCGCTCGGCCAGCTCGCGCAGGCGGTTGGAGTTGGAGCTGTTCGGCGAACCGACCACCAGCACCAGATCGCACTGCTTGGCCAGGTCGCGCACGGCGTCCTGGCGGTTCTGCGTGGCGTAGCAGATGTCGTCGTTCTTCGGCCCATGGATGGCCGGGAACCGCGCCTGCAACGCCTGGATGATGCCGACCGTATCGTCCACCGACAGCGTGGTCTGGGTGGTGTAGAACAGGTTCTCGGGCTGGCTGACCTCCAGCGTGGCGACCTGGTCGATGTCCTCCACCAGATAGATCCGCCCTTCCCCGCCCTCGCGGTTCCACTGCCCCATCGTGCCTTCCACCTCGGGGTGGCCGGCGTGGCCGATCAGCACCACGTCACGACCGGCGCGGCAGTGGCGCGCCACTTCCAGGTGCACCTTGGTGACCAGCGGGCACGTGGCGTCGAAGACTTTGAGACCGCGCCGGGTGGCTTCGCCGCGCACGGCCTGCGAAACGCCGTGGGCGCTGAAGATGACGGTGGCGCCGTCCGGCACTTCGTCCAGTTCTTCGACGAAGATCGCGCCGCGCTGCTTCAGGTCGTCGACGACGAAGCGGTTGTGCACCACTTCATGGCGCACATAGATCGGCGCGCCCAGTGTTTCGATGGCGCGCTTGACGATCTCGATGGCGCGGTCGACACCGGCGCAGAAACCACGGGGATTGGCTAGCAGGACGTCCATAGGACCGAATTCTACCGAAGGCGGGAACGGGGGGAGATGAACCGGCATCCGCAGACGGACCCGCCCGGCACCTTAGCCCCTCGCCCGCGTGCGGGAGAGGGGAACGGGGTGAGGGCCGGCCGCCGCGATGCCACCCGGCTCAATCGCGCTTCTTCTTGCCGTCGAACAGCCCGAACAGGGCGATGCCGATGGCGCCGCCCACCACCGCGCAATCGGCGATGTTGAACGCGGGCCAGAAGTGGCCGCGCCAGTGCCACTGGATGAAATCGATCACATGGCCGTGGATCTGGCGATCGATGACGTTGCCCAGCGCGCCACCGATCACCAGGGCGTACGGCAGCGCCTGGCGCCAGTCGGCGCGACGCGTGCGCGACAGCCAGAAGCCCAGCAGACCGCTGATGCCCACGGCCAGCACGGTGAAGAACCAGCGCTGCCAGCCGCCGGCGTCGGCCAGGAAGCTGAACGCCGCGCCGGTGTTGTAGGTGCGGTACCAGTTCCAGAAGCCGTCGATCACCGGGATGGCGGTGTATTCCGGTAGCGACGCCAGCACCCAGGCCTTGGACCACTGGTCCAGGCCGATGACCACCGCCGACAGCAGCAGCCAGAGGAGCGCGTTGGGCTTGGGGGCGGCCGCCATCAGAACCACTCCCGGGTTTCGCCGTCGCCGTCGATGTTGCTGACGCAGCGGCCACAGAGTTCCGGATGCTCGGCATGCGCACCGACGTCGGCGCGGTAGTGCCAGCACCGCACACACTTGGCCTTGGTGGTCGGCGTGGCGAGCACGAAGACCTCGTCGGCACTGACTTCGGAGACGGTGACGTCGCCGCTGATGAAGAAGAACCGCAGTTCCTCCGCAAGCGGCCGCCACTTCGCGGCGGTGGCGGCGTTCACCGAGACGGCTATCTCGGCTTCCAGCGCAGCGCCGATCAGACCGTTGGCGCGCATCGGCTCCAGCACCTTGGCGACCTGCTCGCGCAGGGCCAGCAACTGGTCGAAGTCGGCCGCGTTCAACGCGGCGTCCGCCGGCAGCGGGGCCAGGCCGTCGTACCAGGTGGCGAACAGCACGTTGTCCGTGCGCTCGCCCGGCAAGTAGCCCCACATTTCATCGGCGGTGAAGCTCAGCACCGGCGCGATCCAGCGCACGAAGGCCTCGGCGATCAGGTACATCGCGCTCTGCGCACTGCGGCGCCCGCGCGAATCCTCGCGCATGGTGTACAGACGGTCCTTGGTGACGTCCAGGTACAGCGAACCGAGGTCGACGCTGCAGAAGTTCAGCAGCGCCTGCACGATCTCGGCGAAATCGTAACGGTCGTACGCCGCCTTGATCTTCTCCTGCACCTCGTAGGCGCGATGCACGATCCAGCGGTCCAGCGCGACCATGTCGGCCGGCGCCACCAGGTCGCGCGCAGGCTCGAAGCCGTTGAGGTTGCTGAGCAGGAAGCGCGCGGTGTTGCGCAGGCGACGGTAGGCGTCGGCATTGCGCTTCAGGATTTCCTGCGACAGCGACATCTCGTTGCTGTAGTCGGCGCTGGCGATCCACAGGCGCAGTATGTCCGCGCCGAGGGTCTTCATGATGTCCTGCGGCTCGATGCCATTGCCCAGCGACTTGGACATCTTGCGCCCGTGCTCGTCCACGGTGAACCCGTGAGTGAGGCACTGCTTGTACGGCGCCTTCTTGTCGATCGCCACGCCGGTCAGCAGCGAGGACTGGAACCAGCCACGGTGCTGGTCCGAGCCTTCCAGATAGAGATCGGCCGGCTTGCCCAAGCCGCGCTCCAGCAGCACGCCTTCGTGGGTGACGCCGGAATCGAACCAGACATCGAGGATGTCGGTGATCTTGTCGTAGTCCTTGGCTTCATCACCCAGCAGCTCGGCCGCGTCCAGCGTGTACCAGACGTCGACGCCGCCCTGCTCCACGCGGTCGGCCACGGCGCGCATCAGCTCGACGCTGCGCGGATGCGGCTCGCCGGTTTCGCGATGCACGAACAGCGCGATCGGCACACCCCAGGTGCGCTGGCGCGAGATGGTCCAGTCCGGACGGCCGTCGACCATGCCGGCAATGCGGGCTTCGCCCCACTGCGGGAACCAGCCGACCTGCTTGATCGCTTCCAGCGCGTCGGCGCGCAGGTGGGCCTGCTCCATCGAGATGAACCACTGCGGCGTGGCGCGGAACGCGATGGGCGTCTTGTGCCGCCAGCAGTGCGGGTAGCTGTGTTCCAGCTTGCTGAAGGCGAGCAGCGCGCCGCTCTGCTTCAGCACATCGATGATGACGTCGTTCGCCTTCCAGATATGCAGACCGGCCAGCTCCACGCCATGCGCAGCCGGCGTGGACGGCAGGTAGACGCCCCGGCCGTCGACCGGGTTGATCTGCGCGGCGGTGTATTTGTCCAACAGGCCGTATTGCTTGCTGACGACGTAGTCTTCCTGGCCGTGGCCGGGCGCGGTGTGCACGGCGCCGGTACCGTCTTCGGCCGACACGTGGTCGCCGAGCAGCACGGGGATGTCGCGCGTGTCGTAGAACGGATGCGCGAACAGCAGGCCTTCCAGCGCACTGCCATTCACCCGTGCATGCACCACCAGGTCGGTGACGCCGTAGCGCTGCAGCGCGCGAGCGGCCAGCGCATCGGCCAGCACCAGCCAGCGGCGCTTGCCATCGTGCGCGGGACCTTCGACCAGGGCATATTCGAGCTCGCCGCCAATGGAGATCGCCAGCGAGGCAGGCAGCGTCCATGGCGTGGTGGTCCAGATCGGCAACGCGACCTCGACATCGCCGGGCACGGCGGCGCCGAACGCGTTCGCCACCGCCTGCGCGTCGCGCGCGGCGTAAGCCACGTCCACCGCCGGCGACACCTTGTCGGCGTACTCTATCTCCGCCTCGGCCAGCGCCGAGCCGCAGTCGAAGCACCAGTGCACCGGCTTCACGCCACGGGTCAGGTGGCCGTTGGCGACGATCTTGGCCAGCGCACGGATCTCGTTCGCTTCGAAGCGGAAATCGAGCGTCTTGTACGGGTTGTCCCAGTCGCCGATCACGCCCAGGCGCTTGAAGTCCTTGCGCTGGATGTCGATCTGCGACTCGGCGTATTCGCGGCATTTCTGCCGGAACTCGACCGCATCGAGCTTCACCCCAACCTTGCCGTACTTCTTCTCGATGGCGATCTCGATCGGCAGGCCATGGCAATCCCAGCCCGGGATGTAGGGCGCATCGAAGCCGGCCAGATAGCGCGACTTGACGATGATGTCCTTCAGGATCTTGTTGACCGCATGGCCCAGGTGGATCGCGCCGTTGGCGTACGGCGGGCCGTCGTGCAGCACGAACAGCGGGCGGCCCTTGGCGTTGTCGCGCAACTGCGCGTACAGGCCCTGGCTTTCCCAGCGGGCCAGCGTGTCCGGCTCGCGCTTGGGCAGGTCGCCGCGCATCGGGAAATCCGTGGCGGGCAGATGGAGGGTGGCTTTGTAATCTTGGGTCACGGGCGTGATCAACGTGCGGCTTCTGTTGGAGAGTCCGCACAGGGATGTGCGGGCTTTTGCTCAGGGACGAGCAATACGCCGCGCGCCTGATCGGCATCGCGGTGCATCTGCTCGGTGAGGCTGGGCAGATCGGGGAATTTCAGTTCGTCGCGCAGCTTGGCGACGAATTCGACTTCGATATGGCGCCCGTAGAGGTCGCCGGCGAAATCGAACAGATGGGCTTCCAGCAACGGCTCGACGCCATCGACCGTGGGGCGTGTGCCGAAACTGGAGACCGACGCCCACGGGGCATCGCCCACGCCGTGCACCCAGGTGGCGTAGATGCCGGACAGGGCCGGCGTCTTCGGGAAGCGAAGGTTGGCGGTGGGAAACCCGAGCGTGCGGCCGAGCTGCTTGCCGCGCACCACCCGGCCGCCGATGGCGTAAGGCCGCCCGAGCAGCCGGGTGGTCGTGGTGAAGTCGCCGCCCTTGAGGGCTTCGCGGATGCGCGTGCTGGAGACGCGTTCGCCATGCACTTCGACCGGCGGGATCGCGTCGGCGCTGAAGCCGAGTTCGCTGCCCATCGTCTGGAGTAGCGCGACATCACCGCCGCGGCGATGGCCGAAGCGGAACTCCGGACCGATCCAGACTTCGCGGGCGGCCAGGCGGCCGACCAGCAGGGTGCGGACGAAATCCTCGGCGGACATCGCCGAGAGCTTCGCATCGAAGCGCAGCAACCCGACGCGGTCGGCGCCCAGCTCCAACAGGCCTTCGACCTTGGCGCGGGCCAGGGTCAGCCGCGGCGGCGGATGGTCCTTGGAGAAGAATTCGCGCGGCAAAGGCTCGAAG contains the following coding sequences:
- a CDS encoding cation transporter encodes the protein MSECCGCGKVVDVAALQAKQRRVLSVVLAINVATFAMMAFAAWYSHSSSLLSGSLDNLGDALTYAISLAVVGASMRAKAKVAFFKGLLILGAAVAVGAQIAWRLANPAVPMFEGMGIAAALNLAANAVCLWLLTPHRTGDVNMASAWECSRNDIFEGGAVLLAAALVWLFGAGWPDLLIAAALLVMFLRSSSRVLRAAWRELKATPSTASPAAR
- the ispH gene encoding 4-hydroxy-3-methylbut-2-enyl diphosphate reductase, which translates into the protein MDVLLANPRGFCAGVDRAIEIVKRAIETLGAPIYVRHEVVHNRFVVDDLKQRGAIFVEELDEVPDGATVIFSAHGVSQAVRGEATRRGLKVFDATCPLVTKVHLEVARHCRAGRDVVLIGHAGHPEVEGTMGQWNREGGEGRIYLVEDIDQVATLEVSQPENLFYTTQTTLSVDDTVGIIQALQARFPAIHGPKNDDICYATQNRQDAVRDLAKQCDLVLVVGSPNSSNSNRLRELAERDGVESYLIDGAHEIDPRWVEGKQRIGVTAGASAPDVLIDGVIQRLRDLGAGGVSELDGEPENMVFALPKELRLQLVS
- the lspA gene encoding signal peptidase II gives rise to the protein MAAAPKPNALLWLLLSAVVIGLDQWSKAWVLASLPEYTAIPVIDGFWNWYRTYNTGAAFSFLADAGGWQRWFFTVLAVGISGLLGFWLSRTRRADWRQALPYALVIGGALGNVIDRQIHGHVIDFIQWHWRGHFWPAFNIADCAVVGGAIGIALFGLFDGKKKRD
- the ileS gene encoding isoleucine--tRNA ligase, whose protein sequence is MTQDYKATLHLPATDFPMRGDLPKREPDTLARWESQGLYAQLRDNAKGRPLFVLHDGPPYANGAIHLGHAVNKILKDIIVKSRYLAGFDAPYIPGWDCHGLPIEIAIEKKYGKVGVKLDAVEFRQKCREYAESQIDIQRKDFKRLGVIGDWDNPYKTLDFRFEANEIRALAKIVANGHLTRGVKPVHWCFDCGSALAEAEIEYADKVSPAVDVAYAARDAQAVANAFGAAVPGDVEVALPIWTTTPWTLPASLAISIGGELEYALVEGPAHDGKRRWLVLADALAARALQRYGVTDLVVHARVNGSALEGLLFAHPFYDTRDIPVLLGDHVSAEDGTGAVHTAPGHGQEDYVVSKQYGLLDKYTAAQINPVDGRGVYLPSTPAAHGVELAGLHIWKANDVIIDVLKQSGALLAFSKLEHSYPHCWRHKTPIAFRATPQWFISMEQAHLRADALEAIKQVGWFPQWGEARIAGMVDGRPDWTISRQRTWGVPIALFVHRETGEPHPRSVELMRAVADRVEQGGVDVWYTLDAAELLGDEAKDYDKITDILDVWFDSGVTHEGVLLERGLGKPADLYLEGSDQHRGWFQSSLLTGVAIDKKAPYKQCLTHGFTVDEHGRKMSKSLGNGIEPQDIMKTLGADILRLWIASADYSNEMSLSQEILKRNADAYRRLRNTARFLLSNLNGFEPARDLVAPADMVALDRWIVHRAYEVQEKIKAAYDRYDFAEIVQALLNFCSVDLGSLYLDVTKDRLYTMREDSRGRRSAQSAMYLIAEAFVRWIAPVLSFTADEMWGYLPGERTDNVLFATWYDGLAPLPADAALNAADFDQLLALREQVAKVLEPMRANGLIGAALEAEIAVSVNAATAAKWRPLAEELRFFFISGDVTVSEVSADEVFVLATPTTKAKCVRCWHYRADVGAHAEHPELCGRCVSNIDGDGETREWF
- a CDS encoding bifunctional riboflavin kinase/FAD synthetase; this translates as MSRLFRDVDGGLLSPHGSVVCIGAFDGLHSGHRALVRHAVARARALGVDCVVVTFEPLPREFFSKDHPPPRLTLARAKVEGLLELGADRVGLLRFDAKLSAMSAEDFVRTLLVGRLAAREVWIGPEFRFGHRRGGDVALLQTMGSELGFSADAIPPVEVHGERVSSTRIREALKGGDFTTTTRLLGRPYAIGGRVVRGKQLGRTLGFPTANLRFPKTPALSGIYATWVHGVGDAPWASVSSFGTRPTVDGVEPLLEAHLFDFAGDLYGRHIEVEFVAKLRDELKFPDLPSLTEQMHRDADQARGVLLVPEQKPAHPCADSPTEAAR